From Leptolyngbyaceae cyanobacterium:
CCAAAGGGTTTTGCTGAAGTTGAGCGGCGAAGCTTTGATGGGGAATCTGGGCTATGGAATAGATCCGACCGTAGTTCAAGAAATTGCGGCAGAAGTGGCAGAAGTGATCGATACTGGCGTTCAGATGGCAATTGTCGTGGGTGGTGGAAACATTTTTCGCGGCGTCAAGGCGGCGTCGGGCGGAATGGATCGCGCTACGGCAGATTATATCGGGATGATTGCTACGGTGATGAATGCCATGACATTGCAGGATGCGCTAGAACGAGCGGGAGTTCCGACTCGCGTGCAAACTGCGATCGCCATGCAGGAAATAGCAGAACCATACATCCGCCGTCGTGCTATTCGCCATCTAGAAAAAGGACGAGTAGTGATTTTCGGTGCGGGTTCTGGCAATCCTTTTTTTACTACCGATACTACAGCTGCTCTCAGGGCGGCAGAAATCAGCGCTGATGTGATTTTTAAAGCCACTAAGGTAGATGGAATTTACGATTCAGACCCCCATTTGAACCCACAAGCTAGACGCTATCAAAGCTTAAATTACGGACACGTTTTGGCTAACGATCTGCGGGTGATGGATAGTACTGCCATCGCCTTGTGTAAAGAGAACAATATTCCGATTATGGTGTTTGATATTGCAGTTAGAGGTAATATTCACCGGGCTGTGATGGGAGAATCTATCGGCACGATCGTAGGAGGTTTGTATGAAATTATCTGAGGCTGAAAGTAAAATGCAAAAAGCTGTTGAGTCTACTCAACATTCTTTTAATACGATCCGCACTGGCAGGGCTAATGCTTCTTTACTCGATCGAGTAAGCGTCGATTATTACGGTGCGCCGACACCTTTGAAATCTCTAGCTAGCATTACTACACCAGATGCTAGCACCATTATGATTCAACCTTACGACCGGAGTAGTTTGAACTTAATTGAAAAAGCCATTTCTCTATCGGATATTGGATTAACCCCTAGTAATGATGGCTCGAATATTCGCTTGAATATTCCCCCACTCACCAGCGATCGTCGTAAAGAGTTGGTGAAGGTAGCTGCGAAGTACGCTGAAGAAGGAAAAGTTTCGATTCGTAATATTCGTCGCGATGCCGTCGATTCAATTCGCAAACAAGAAAAGAGCAGTGAAGTTTCTGAAGATGAAGCGAAAGACTTACAAGATAAAATTCAGAAGATGACTGATAAATACATCAGCAAGATCGAAAGCTTGTTAGCAGAAAAAGAGAAGGATATTACTACCGTCTAAATTTCTGAAAAATTCAGCTAAGTCTACCCAATTTGTGCAGCCATCCAGCGATTACTAAAGCACTGGCTGCCTTTGGGATTAAGCAGTTTGTAAAACGTGACTTTCGGCAGAGGCACGCACGATATAGGCTAGATGCAACGGATAGCCTTGGGTATTGTAAATAGCATCGACGCATTTAAGGGCTGTTTCTCGGTTTTTATAGGAACGAATCACTTTTTCAGTGCCGTTGGCATAGCGAATACATACATCCCAGAACATAATAGTTACTTCTCCAAAAGTTTCCGAATTGATAAAGACCGAATTCCCAGCGGAACGCTTATTTTAAAATTAAGCTGTTAGTTATCGGCCAGAACGAAACAAGAACGACTATTAAGTTTTCATTTTTCTTAGTCGATCTCACCTCTAACTAAAGGTTGATTTTGGGAGTTGTCTGGATTTAATAAACTTAGCTGCGAGTTGCTTTACCAAATCTTTATAAACAATCGTATTCGCTTTACACAAAATTTGTACTCAGTGGAATTAACTAATTATAATTTGGTTAAAATTACTGGGAAACTGACAGCTTCAACAACCTAACCCGATGAAATCTATTCGTAAAATCTCGGAAATGGATTCCGTAATTAATTGCTAGTGATATTACCTAAAATATAGATTTTTTTCTATCCGGAAGATGTTAAGATTAGCCAGCTTATAACCTTTAGGCACTGGCAATATTTGGCAAAAGCTAGTTAAACTCCTTTTAAGTTAACAGCCTTAAAGAGCCGGTCGGAAGCTAACAATCGAGTGTATCAGGAGTAGGGATTTAGCAATATGTTTGACTGCATAATTGTCGGTGCTGGCCCAGCGGGTGGAGCGGCTGCTTATCATTTAGCTAAGCGAGGGCGCTCGGTTTTAGTATTGGAAAAAGAAAGTTTGCCTCGGTATAAACCCTGTGGTGGCGGTGTATCGCCTGTCATCGCTCAATGGTTCGATTTTGATTTTACTCCCGCAATTTCTCTGAAAATCAATACAATTCGCTACACCTGGAAAATGGAAGATCCGGTGGAAAGTCAGTTGGGAAAGTTAGAACCAATTTGGATGGTACGACGTGATGTATTCGACCACTTCCTGATTCAACAAGCACAAAAGCAGGGAGCGGAATTAAGAGATAATACGGAAGTTACTGGTATCAAATTTCAAAACGATCGCTGGCAAGTCAATACAGCTAATGGCCTGGTAGAAGGTCGCTACTTGATTGCGGCAGATGGAGCTAAAGGGCCGATGGCGAAATGGTTGGGTTTCAAGGAGCGCAAACGTCGGCTGGCGGGAGCGTTGGAAGCAGAAACACCCGCTCTTGGCAGCAACGATGCCAAGATTCATTTTGAGTTTGGCATGATTAAAAATGGTTATATCTGGAATTTTCCGAAAGCGGATGGTTATTCGATCGGTGTAGGAACTTTCCAAGGTGGAGAACCGCAAGATTTTAAGAGCATTTTGTCTGAATACGGCACGATGTTCGGGGTGGATGTCAAAAGCAGCAAGCAATACGGTCATCCCCTCGCTTTGTGGGATGGCGCTCAAAAGCTGCATACCCAAAATGCTCTGTTAGCTGGAGAAGCTGCTTGTATAGTCGATCCGTTCACGGCAGAAGGGATTCGTCCTTCGATTTTTACTGGAGTTAAAGCAGCAGAGGCGATCGATCGCGCCGTGGGCGGCGACTTAAATGCTTTAGAAAATTACACCGAACTCGTCAATGAAGAATGGGGAGCCGATATGGTATGGGCACAGCGCCTAGCTTCCGTCTTTTATCGCATTCCCAAAGTCGGTTATAAAGTTGGGGTAAAACGTCCGTCTGCTACCACGATCATGGCACAAATTCTCTGTGGGAAATTGCGTTACAGCGATGTGGCAAACAAGGCTGTTAAACGTTTGAGTACCAGTTTAATTCCTGGAATGGGTGGCTAGTTAGATTTTAGTCAAACAAAAAATGAACTTGCTTTATAGGTTGGGTTAACGTAGAAAATCCATCAAATATTTTGGGTCTTACTTCACTTAACCCAACCTATCAAAAATGGCAAAAATATTAGTTTTTAGCAAATAGTTTAACTTGAATTATTACTGATTCCTTTATTCCATATATTTATTTTTATTAAGATTATTGTTTGGTAAAAAATACTTAATTTGAAAATCCTAAGCTGGCGGAATCACCAATTCCGTATTGACCAATTCCGTATTTTCCAGTAGTATGTATCCACGGAACCGCATTTAATAATTTTCGATAGCCGTTATGAGGAGTAAACTTAGCTGGGAATGCGATGAAATTTGTGACAGCGGGGCTTTACCAAAAGGGATGGCTAACCCTATTAATATTGATAGGTATGCTAGGAGGCCAAGCTTTACCTATAGCCGATGCCCAAACAGTCACGATTACAAATACGGGTACGGCAAATTATACGGATAATATAACGCAAGATGTAAAAAATGTTACTTCAAATGAAACTTCGGTCAGCGCGATATTAGTACCTGCAACTCTTGAAATTATAAAATCAGGAGATCGACAAGCCGCCGAGCCAGGAGATACGGTACTTTACCGCTTAGTAATTAAAAATACAGGCCAGTCTGCTGTAAAAAACTTAGAAGTTTCTGATAATTTACCGTTAGGGTTGCGATTGGTTTCTAATTCGATCAAAGGATCGATCGCAGATAGTAATAATTTGGCTTCGAGCGTACAAATTCCAGAAGCAGCCCTGACAGATCGAGCGGTTAAATTTACATTTCCTGGCGAACTCGCACCCAAACAAACTCTGACAATAGTTTATGCGGTGACATTAACACCGGATTCAATTCGGGGGAACGGTCGAAATGTTGCATCGGTTACGGGAACGAGCGGACAAAGGCAAATAGCCAGCGGTACGGCAACTTATCAATTACAGATTAGACCTGGTATACTCTCAGATTGTGGAACAATTATTGGTAGAGTATTTGTTGATAAAAACTTTGATGGAGAACAGCAATCAGGAGAACCCGGTGTTCCGAATGCCGTGATCTATTTAGATGATGGTAATCGGATTACTACTGATGCCAATGGATTATTTTCAGTGGCAAATGTCATCTCCGGTCATCGAAGCGGAACGTTGGATTTAACTAGTATTCCTGGATATAGTCTGGCTCGTAACTTATACAACATTGAAAAAAATAGTCGATCGCGCTTAGTAAGATTAGCACCCGGAGGAATGGTACGGATGAATTTTGCCGTTACGCCTTCGTTTGGTGAAGAACAAACGCAACCATAATTTTCCAGGAATTAATAATAAAGCAGGGTAAAATACAAATTTTACTTCTCTGCGACTCCCCAGAGAAAAGCATCTACATCAAAAATTAGGGAGAACGAAAATAAGATAATTGATTGTATTTTGTGGAAGATGCAATTAATAAGTTTAAGGTTGAAATCGAGCAAAAACGATCTTCGATCTTGAACAAAAAGGTGCAGAAAAATAATCAATGACAATATTTAAAAAGTCTCCCAGATCATGACTTACCAGGTGTTTCTACCAACCCTAGTGGGAATAGCGATCGCTCTGCCACCCGCAAATGCACAACCATTTCCGGGCGATACTAGGGGTCGGGTATTGGATACGATCGATCGCCTTGAAGCGGATATTGAAAAGCGATTATTGACGATCGACTTTTCTACATCTACCCCTAAACCGCACTCCTCAGATTCCGCACCTACCGAGTCGTTGGTTTCTCAGATATCGATTCCCAGCAATCCCACTGCTTTACCGAGCGAGGGAGTAAGAATTATTACACCCACCTTGGGTACGGTACAAAGCGATCGCACCACCAGCTTAGTCATCCAATACCCAGTAGGAACAACTGTCAAAGTGACAGTTAATGGCGATGAGATCGATCCGAAAACGCCAACTCAAATCACTACAGATGAAACCAAAAATTTAGTTACCCAGACTTGGTACGGCATCAAATTAAGAGAAGGCGATAACCGAATTATCGTTCAAACAGGAGAAAATCGAACTGCCGAAGTCAGTTTGAACGTGAAGAGTTTCGCCGCCAAAATAGAGATCGTTCCTTCGGACGCACAAGTACCTGCCGATAATCGATCGACCATTACGTTCAACGGTAAAATCACTGACTCTGCTGGAAATCCAGTTACTCAAGATACAGTCGTTACTTTAACCAGCAGTGCGGGTACTTTTATCGGTGCAGATGAAGACGAAGATGCGCCGGGATTTCAAGTAGTTGCTAGAGGCGGACAATTTAGCGCTCGACTCCAATCTAACCTGCAAGCACAGCAAGTGAGAATTCGCGCCGCCGCGCCAGCATCTAGCGATCGCAACTTCTCAATTTACGATCCCTCGATCGAAATAAATATCGATCGCGACGGCAATTTAGTCGTACCTTACGAATCTGCCATTCCCGATAACGTTTTAACGATTCCATATAATTCTTCTCAAACTTCTGGTATCAATGCGTTATCGGAAATCGAAGCATATACCCAAATCGAATTCGTTCCCAATATTCGCCGTTCGATCGCAACAGGCGTAATTAACTTAAGAATTGGCGAACGAGGAACCAACTTTTGGGGAAGTATGCGCGACTTTCTCAGACCAGAAGAAGAAGGAATCGGAGTAGATTTTAGCGCTCAAGCTTTTGCAACGGGAGCTATTTTTGGTAACTGGTTATTTACAGGTGCTTACAATAGCCAACGCAGCTTAAACCAAACTTGCGAAGGCGACAATAGTTTGTTCGGGGGAATTCAACTTTGCGAAAAAGCTTACCCAGTTTATGGTGATAATTCGACGGTTGATTATTTAACACCTTCTAAAGATAGCCTTTACGTCCGCGTAGAACGCCCCTCACGAACTCCAGGCGGAGAA
This genomic window contains:
- the frr gene encoding ribosome recycling factor translates to MKLSEAESKMQKAVESTQHSFNTIRTGRANASLLDRVSVDYYGAPTPLKSLASITTPDASTIMIQPYDRSSLNLIEKAISLSDIGLTPSNDGSNIRLNIPPLTSDRRKELVKVAAKYAEEGKVSIRNIRRDAVDSIRKQEKSSEVSEDEAKDLQDKIQKMTDKYISKIESLLAEKEKDITTV
- the pyrH gene encoding UMP kinase; amino-acid sequence: MGIAFQRVLLKLSGEALMGNLGYGIDPTVVQEIAAEVAEVIDTGVQMAIVVGGGNIFRGVKAASGGMDRATADYIGMIATVMNAMTLQDALERAGVPTRVQTAIAMQEIAEPYIRRRAIRHLEKGRVVIFGAGSGNPFFTTDTTAALRAAEISADVIFKATKVDGIYDSDPHLNPQARRYQSLNYGHVLANDLRVMDSTAIALCKENNIPIMVFDIAVRGNIHRAVMGESIGTIVGGLYEII
- a CDS encoding geranylgeranyl reductase family protein, producing MFDCIIVGAGPAGGAAAYHLAKRGRSVLVLEKESLPRYKPCGGGVSPVIAQWFDFDFTPAISLKINTIRYTWKMEDPVESQLGKLEPIWMVRRDVFDHFLIQQAQKQGAELRDNTEVTGIKFQNDRWQVNTANGLVEGRYLIAADGAKGPMAKWLGFKERKRRLAGALEAETPALGSNDAKIHFEFGMIKNGYIWNFPKADGYSIGVGTFQGGEPQDFKSILSEYGTMFGVDVKSSKQYGHPLALWDGAQKLHTQNALLAGEAACIVDPFTAEGIRPSIFTGVKAAEAIDRAVGGDLNALENYTELVNEEWGADMVWAQRLASVFYRIPKVGYKVGVKRPSATTIMAQILCGKLRYSDVANKAVKRLSTSLIPGMGG
- a CDS encoding family 2 glycosyl transferase, producing MFWDVCIRYANGTEKVIRSYKNRETALKCVDAIYNTQGYPLHLAYIVRASAESHVLQTA